One Mycobacterium sp. 050128 genomic window carries:
- a CDS encoding GtrA family protein encodes MTAESRVSQSRAVDRFHKSCEAVVSRLPFGLNSIIAPTFLGFCVINGFTFSVDLVLLTTLRDGLDLPVPIAVTVSYACAFALSYVLNRTFNFQSHGAVGSQVAVYVVVVVVNYLAFILGVTTLLSAMGLQYQLSRIVAGMCEAVYMYSAMRWVVFRR; translated from the coding sequence GTGACAGCCGAATCGCGGGTCAGCCAATCGCGCGCGGTGGACCGATTCCACAAGTCCTGCGAGGCGGTCGTCAGCCGGCTTCCGTTCGGGCTCAATTCGATCATCGCCCCGACGTTCCTCGGTTTCTGCGTGATCAACGGCTTCACCTTCAGCGTCGATCTCGTACTGCTCACCACACTGCGCGACGGCCTCGACCTTCCGGTACCGATTGCCGTCACAGTCTCCTACGCTTGCGCCTTCGCGCTGAGCTACGTGCTCAACCGCACCTTCAACTTTCAGTCCCACGGCGCGGTCGGCTCCCAGGTTGCGGTTTACGTCGTCGTGGTCGTCGTCAACTACCTGGCTTTCATCCTCGGGGTGACCACGCTGCTGTCGGCTATGGGGCTGCAGTACCAGCTGTCGCGAATCGTCGCGGGCATGTGCGAAGCGGTGTACATGTATAGCGCGATGCGATGGGTGGTCTTCCGCCGCTGA
- a CDS encoding VOC family protein, whose amino-acid sequence MSEHEVKMIILSTDDLDESIRFYSETLGMAVKFRDGAHFAALDGGPITLALATDVDHPIPGQVVVGIKTADVDAAAKAVEASGGGIVKGPYDDAHERRAVVYDNKGNGVVFYKPLAR is encoded by the coding sequence GTGAGCGAGCACGAAGTGAAGATGATCATCTTGTCGACCGACGACTTGGACGAGTCGATCCGGTTCTACAGCGAGACCCTGGGCATGGCGGTGAAATTCCGCGACGGTGCGCACTTCGCCGCTCTCGACGGCGGCCCGATCACTCTCGCCCTGGCGACGGACGTTGACCATCCCATACCCGGGCAGGTCGTCGTCGGGATCAAGACCGCCGATGTCGACGCGGCGGCCAAGGCTGTGGAGGCAAGCGGTGGCGGCATCGTGAAGGGCCCGTACGACGATGCCCACGAGCGCCGTGCCGTGGTCTACGACAACAAGGGCAACGGCGTGGTCTTCTACAAGCCACTGGCCCGCTGA
- a CDS encoding WXG100 family type VII secretion target: MPDIKIDVEQLTVSGRQVSDQAEELAAGLLTSDNRIEAAQYGWAGRSAVALSARAARWLPVAQALVGKVGDHGFALQDAAVLHAAAEAQRARALAGVATRAAALGGRG, translated from the coding sequence GTGCCTGACATCAAGATCGATGTGGAGCAGCTGACGGTTTCGGGAAGGCAGGTGAGCGATCAGGCCGAGGAGCTGGCGGCAGGGCTCCTCACGTCCGACAACCGGATCGAGGCGGCTCAGTACGGATGGGCCGGCAGGTCGGCGGTGGCACTCAGCGCCCGTGCGGCGCGATGGCTGCCGGTGGCGCAGGCGTTAGTGGGCAAGGTCGGCGATCACGGATTCGCGCTGCAAGACGCCGCGGTCCTGCATGCGGCGGCCGAGGCGCAGCGAGCGCGTGCACTTGCCGGGGTCGCTACCAGGGCCGCCGCGCTCGGTGGCCGCGGCTGA